From the genome of Thermogutta terrifontis, one region includes:
- a CDS encoding 3-keto-disaccharide hydrolase encodes MRRLMVAVLVSNLLGWFVAASAYAGQHRTTYGPGGWVPAFNGYDLSGWVVEGTATYKDGDVEKPVWYVEDGKIVCAGKGFGFLRYDKSLCDFRLYLEFRMSEKCNSGIGIRADKFDPKKPDTRPSISGFEIQIFDDAGKEPDVHSSMSLYRYVAPKKNAIKPAGEWNWVLITARGTHLAVILNGQVVQDIDQTQFDAIKDKPLCGFFSVQNHGGYIEFRNIFYKDLTPTYVAHAHRAGPLARLVQRLRAHRTTASCDCTTP; translated from the coding sequence ATGCGACGACTGATGGTCGCGGTGCTCGTGTCGAATCTTCTGGGATGGTTTGTAGCAGCTTCGGCTTATGCGGGGCAACACCGCACGACCTACGGCCCTGGCGGTTGGGTTCCCGCTTTTAACGGCTACGATCTCAGCGGCTGGGTCGTGGAAGGAACCGCAACATACAAGGACGGTGATGTGGAAAAACCCGTTTGGTATGTGGAAGACGGAAAAATCGTCTGTGCCGGCAAAGGGTTTGGCTTTTTGCGATACGATAAATCGCTGTGCGATTTCCGCCTTTATCTGGAGTTCCGCATGTCAGAAAAGTGCAATAGTGGTATCGGAATTCGCGCGGACAAATTCGATCCGAAAAAGCCAGACACTCGCCCCAGCATTTCGGGCTTCGAGATTCAGATTTTCGACGATGCGGGTAAGGAGCCGGATGTGCACTCCAGCATGTCCCTCTATCGATACGTGGCCCCCAAGAAAAATGCGATTAAGCCTGCCGGGGAATGGAACTGGGTCCTCATCACCGCACGCGGAACTCATTTGGCAGTGATCCTCAACGGCCAGGTGGTTCAGGACATCGATCAGACGCAGTTCGACGCCATCAAAGACAAGCCGTTGTGTGGCTTCTTCTCCGTTCAGAACCATGGCGGCTACATCGAATTTAGGAACATCTTTTACAAGGACCTGACCCCGACATATGTGGCGCATGCTCATCGTGCGGGTCCGCTCGCCCGACTCGTTCAGCGGCTACGAGCGCATCGGACCACCGCGTCATGCGATTGTACGACCCCGTGA
- a CDS encoding secretin N-terminal domain-containing protein has product MNRFGIPQWIRSVTGLLLVSGCIFIFPPGRIVAQDSASSAIDKNHAAVQVMVSQPEGTATESKAVQNPGGDVPKLIAKPPAEQAPESTPSPKGPENAAGPAGGPPGKEQGKSSEPPKGPPPITRPKEPSEPPEWNVEQSEAGRVRVNFRGQSWPKVLEWIADLSHMSLDWQELPGDYLNLSTQQAYTVEELRNLINWHLFQRGYTMIRQGEVLTVVNLEKLDPGIVPHVTPEELEKTPAFEFVRVTFQLESLLADQAADELKPLLSPRGKLFPLSATNRLEAMDLAVNLREVARILRQEQSGTGQERMVREFVLRFARAEETLQQLKDLLGIRDAAPPMPPGVNPQQLQQLQQMIAAQGGAVAQPGMPGAPGTPGAKGTPPTLRRPSDVNLVVNTRRNSIIAQAPPDKMAIIEQAVKLLDVPSDQDTAILAHLNRFQVYRLAAIDPEPLVKTLRELGGLDPSTRLEVDKQNNAIIAYAPLADHVTIRSVIERLDGSGRRFEVIQLRRLPADYVAGTIEFMMGGQESSSESLPPWLPPWERTRRQSETTNRNRFRVDADVENNRLLLWANDIEIQEVQKLLVKLGEIAEPGSVGGRVRTLEFGDPAQADAALQLLERHWNRISPHPLRVEKTPGWERPSGAPTPNQKQDVPTGNDRASEPQADSRQNAPFHGGSGRGSDGQVSIRAAVLTQVADESKEQHDAAVRDQPSDGSQSIHRPGEENGGVRVSDEPESGSSRNLTGRGEGQGQLPAAPEITVYQTPDGRLIFTCPDPTALDMVEQFLRDVIPPQPDYQIFRLRYAWADNVVKILESLFSEEENNRRRSPFWGFDPWWSLSETSDRDRKGRLSQRRPIKFVADTDTNSIVVQNADSRQLAEIKQIIDFYDQPPPTDGQSIRVTEIFPLRWAKASQMATAIKDVYRDLLSPNENQRPGERGIVFFFPDSFSDTRTPRFKGLLSVGVDETSNCLVVSAPVYLMNDLRELITQLDRNAEPNSTTVEVVRLKNGVSAEYLRRGLGNILSGSTSPVAGQGGKEPSPPKTPVEPRPSSGERKP; this is encoded by the coding sequence ATGAACCGATTCGGCATACCGCAGTGGATCAGGAGCGTGACGGGTCTTCTCCTGGTCTCTGGCTGCATATTTATCTTTCCGCCCGGCCGCATCGTAGCTCAGGACTCCGCTTCTTCGGCGATCGACAAAAACCATGCGGCGGTGCAGGTCATGGTATCCCAGCCTGAGGGGACCGCCACCGAATCCAAAGCGGTTCAGAATCCGGGCGGCGACGTCCCGAAACTTATCGCGAAACCACCTGCGGAACAGGCTCCTGAGTCCACACCTTCCCCGAAGGGGCCTGAGAATGCCGCGGGCCCCGCCGGTGGCCCACCAGGCAAGGAACAGGGTAAGAGCAGTGAACCCCCCAAGGGGCCACCTCCCATCACACGTCCCAAAGAACCGAGCGAGCCGCCGGAATGGAACGTGGAACAGTCGGAAGCGGGACGAGTGCGCGTCAATTTCCGGGGCCAATCCTGGCCGAAAGTCCTGGAATGGATCGCGGACCTTTCCCACATGAGCCTGGACTGGCAGGAACTGCCTGGTGATTATTTGAATCTCTCAACGCAGCAAGCATACACGGTGGAAGAACTTCGCAATCTTATCAACTGGCACCTGTTTCAACGTGGCTATACGATGATCCGTCAGGGCGAGGTTCTCACCGTGGTCAATCTGGAGAAACTCGATCCCGGCATTGTACCCCACGTGACACCGGAGGAACTCGAAAAAACGCCGGCATTTGAATTTGTGCGCGTCACTTTTCAACTAGAATCACTCTTGGCCGATCAGGCAGCCGACGAACTCAAGCCGCTTCTCAGTCCGAGAGGTAAGCTCTTTCCTCTTTCGGCCACGAACCGGCTAGAGGCCATGGACCTGGCCGTTAACCTCCGCGAGGTTGCCAGGATCCTACGGCAGGAGCAATCCGGCACGGGTCAGGAGCGGATGGTTCGCGAGTTTGTGCTTCGGTTCGCACGGGCGGAAGAGACGCTGCAACAACTGAAGGACTTGCTCGGCATCCGCGATGCAGCGCCGCCTATGCCGCCGGGAGTTAATCCGCAGCAACTCCAGCAACTCCAGCAGATGATAGCGGCGCAGGGTGGAGCGGTGGCGCAGCCTGGCATGCCAGGAGCTCCCGGGACACCTGGCGCGAAGGGGACGCCGCCCACGTTGCGGCGGCCCAGCGATGTGAATCTGGTTGTCAACACGCGGCGGAACTCCATCATCGCTCAGGCACCGCCCGACAAAATGGCCATCATCGAACAGGCAGTCAAGCTGCTGGATGTGCCCTCCGATCAGGACACCGCCATTCTCGCCCATTTGAACCGTTTTCAGGTTTATCGGCTTGCCGCCATTGATCCGGAACCTCTGGTGAAAACACTCCGCGAACTGGGTGGACTTGATCCAAGCACGCGATTGGAAGTGGACAAACAGAACAACGCGATCATTGCCTACGCCCCGCTTGCGGATCATGTCACGATTCGCTCCGTCATTGAACGATTGGATGGGAGTGGCCGACGCTTTGAAGTCATCCAGCTTCGCCGGCTTCCCGCCGACTATGTGGCCGGTACGATCGAATTCATGATGGGGGGCCAGGAATCCTCCAGCGAGTCTCTCCCCCCGTGGCTTCCTCCCTGGGAGCGGACCCGCCGTCAATCCGAGACAACCAATCGCAATCGTTTCCGTGTGGATGCCGATGTCGAGAACAACCGCCTGCTTCTCTGGGCCAACGATATTGAGATTCAGGAAGTGCAGAAACTTCTTGTCAAGTTGGGTGAGATTGCGGAGCCGGGTTCGGTGGGCGGTCGGGTCCGGACGCTGGAGTTTGGTGACCCCGCCCAGGCGGACGCGGCACTGCAACTTCTTGAGCGGCATTGGAATCGGATTTCACCTCATCCCCTGCGGGTTGAAAAAACGCCGGGGTGGGAGAGGCCATCGGGGGCCCCAACTCCAAACCAGAAACAAGATGTTCCAACCGGTAACGACCGTGCATCTGAGCCGCAGGCGGATTCACGCCAAAATGCCCCGTTTCATGGTGGCAGCGGTCGTGGTAGTGATGGCCAGGTCAGTATTCGGGCGGCGGTTCTCACACAGGTGGCTGACGAGTCAAAAGAACAGCACGACGCCGCGGTGCGGGATCAGCCCTCTGATGGTTCACAGAGCATTCACCGGCCGGGCGAGGAAAACGGGGGAGTTCGCGTCTCGGATGAGCCAGAAAGCGGGAGTTCGAGGAACTTGACAGGCAGAGGTGAAGGACAAGGTCAACTCCCGGCAGCACCCGAGATCACCGTGTATCAGACGCCCGACGGCCGACTGATATTCACATGTCCTGATCCGACGGCACTGGATATGGTGGAGCAGTTTTTGCGGGACGTGATCCCGCCCCAGCCGGACTACCAGATATTTCGGCTGCGATATGCATGGGCGGATAACGTGGTGAAGATTCTCGAATCACTGTTTTCTGAGGAAGAAAACAACCGACGCCGATCCCCGTTCTGGGGTTTTGATCCCTGGTGGAGCTTGAGCGAAACCTCTGACCGGGATCGAAAAGGGCGGCTTTCGCAACGCCGCCCAATCAAATTTGTCGCTGATACGGACACAAATTCCATCGTGGTACAGAACGCCGATTCGCGGCAATTGGCGGAAATTAAACAAATCATCGACTTTTACGATCAGCCTCCACCGACAGACGGGCAATCAATACGAGTCACAGAAATTTTTCCTCTTCGGTGGGCCAAGGCATCTCAGATGGCCACGGCGATTAAGGACGTGTATCGGGATTTGCTGAGCCCCAACGAGAATCAACGACCGGGAGAACGGGGCATTGTGTTCTTCTTTCCCGACAGCTTTTCCGATACCCGCACTCCACGGTTTAAAGGTTTGCTCTCGGTGGGCGTCGATGAAACGTCCAACTGCCTTGTGGTATCGGCGCCGGTCTATCTGATGAATGATCTCCGCGAGTTGATCACCCAGCTTGACCGCAATGCGGAGCCCAACTCCACGACCGTGGAGGTTGTAAGATTAAAAAACGGAGTGAGTGCGGAGTATCTCCGCAGAGGGTTAGGAAACATTCTGTCGGGATCAACGAGTCCTGTT